A genome region from Halorussus pelagicus includes the following:
- a CDS encoding DUF4397 domain-containing protein: MGNTLSDVRTRMATVGVALLVMMSFAGVGVATVAASNSGAQDGEAQVRVAHMSPDAPAVDVLVDGEPVVEGVEFGAVSDYLALSEGHHDITVQTSEDETVVIEENVTVEADTAYTAAAVGEVSEETLELAVFEDDFETPSDENTSVRLVHVSPDAPAVDVTVAGTDTVLFDNVSFGNATDYVEIPADDYELEIRGATEDNDGEVVTTVNVSAEGGTVYSAFAAGYLSPDEAPADTPFEVIFATDAGGEMTEMMDSENETTAEA, encoded by the coding sequence GCGTCGCCCTGCTGGTGATGATGAGTTTCGCGGGGGTCGGGGTAGCGACAGTCGCGGCGAGTAACTCGGGCGCACAGGACGGCGAGGCCCAGGTCAGGGTGGCGCACATGTCACCCGACGCGCCCGCCGTGGACGTACTGGTAGACGGCGAACCGGTCGTCGAGGGCGTCGAGTTCGGGGCCGTCAGCGACTACCTGGCCCTCTCGGAAGGCCACCACGACATAACGGTTCAAACGAGCGAGGACGAGACGGTCGTTATCGAGGAGAACGTCACGGTCGAGGCTGACACCGCCTACACCGCGGCGGCGGTCGGCGAAGTGTCCGAGGAGACCCTCGAACTGGCCGTCTTCGAGGACGACTTCGAGACGCCGAGCGACGAGAACACCTCGGTGCGCCTGGTCCACGTCTCGCCCGACGCGCCCGCGGTGGACGTGACTGTCGCGGGCACCGACACGGTGCTGTTCGACAACGTCTCGTTCGGTAACGCCACCGACTACGTGGAGATTCCGGCGGACGACTACGAGCTAGAAATCCGGGGCGCGACCGAAGACAACGACGGTGAGGTCGTGACCACGGTCAACGTCTCGGCAGAGGGCGGCACGGTCTACTCGGCGTTCGCCGCCGGATACCTCTCGCCCGACGAGGCACCCGCCGACACGCCCTTCGAGGTCATCTTCGCCACCGACGCTGGCGGCGAGATGACGGAGATGATGGATAGCGAAAACGAAACCACGGCGGAAGCGTAA
- a CDS encoding acyl-CoA thioesterase codes for MSDTATLMDSYTEMTELLLPNDTNNLGRALGGAVLHWMDICGAIAAMRFSNYQCVTASMDHVDFISAIDLGEVAVVEAFVFETGRTSIEVKVDVRAEDPRTGEERETTTSFFTFVALDDDGTPTEVPDLDCPTENQRALRDAARDQRREQLAAVAEKIEENGDE; via the coding sequence ATGTCGGACACAGCGACGCTGATGGACTCCTACACCGAGATGACCGAACTCCTGTTGCCAAACGATACCAACAACCTCGGCCGGGCGCTCGGGGGTGCGGTCCTCCACTGGATGGACATCTGCGGAGCCATCGCCGCGATGCGGTTCTCGAACTACCAGTGTGTCACCGCCTCGATGGACCACGTCGATTTCATCTCCGCTATCGACCTCGGAGAAGTCGCCGTCGTCGAGGCGTTCGTCTTCGAGACCGGTCGGACGAGCATCGAGGTGAAAGTTGACGTGCGCGCCGAGGACCCCCGGACCGGCGAGGAGCGTGAGACGACCACCTCCTTTTTCACCTTCGTCGCGCTGGACGACGACGGCACGCCGACCGAGGTACCGGACCTCGACTGCCCAACCGAGAACCAGCGTGCGCTCAGAGACGCCGCGCGCGACCAGCGCCGCGAGCAGTTGGCCGCGGTCGCCGAAAAAATCGAGGAAAACGGCGACGAGTGA
- a CDS encoding TraB/GumN family protein: MSDSAELDAGDGEGSVRVVGTAHVSADSVEEVRETIDEERPDVVAVELDEGRYRQMQGEVAQDLEPSDLLEGNTVFQFIAYWMLSYVQAQMGEQFDIEPGADMQAAIETAEAVGSEVALVDRDIQTTIQRFWARMSFFEKLRMVWELCLVMVGIGEPDEDEEFDIEEMTDGDVVTAMMEEFRQFSPGGAEALIDERDAFIAHRLVALRRAGHDVVAIVGAGHRAGIEEYLDHPERLPPMEELVGTESGRRFSLFKIFGYVMALGFLTFFFLLFMAGVRNVLLLKVFAAWFLFNGIFAFGLAKLAGARWTSAGVGGAVAWLTSVNPLLAPGWFAGYVELKYTSVNVGDISKLNEILADEESPLRDIMRRMLDVPLFRLIAIVAMTNVGSMIASFAFPFVVLPLLGSQVGGVGQVTDLMIQGAQNSADLIIRTLT, from the coding sequence ATGAGCGATTCAGCCGAGTTAGACGCCGGAGACGGCGAGGGCAGCGTCCGCGTCGTCGGGACCGCCCACGTCTCCGCCGACAGCGTCGAGGAGGTCCGCGAGACCATCGACGAGGAGCGCCCCGACGTGGTCGCGGTCGAACTCGACGAGGGGAGGTATCGCCAGATGCAGGGCGAAGTGGCCCAAGACCTCGAACCCTCGGACCTGCTCGAAGGGAACACCGTCTTCCAGTTCATCGCCTACTGGATGCTGTCGTACGTGCAGGCCCAGATGGGCGAGCAGTTCGACATCGAACCCGGCGCGGACATGCAGGCCGCAATCGAGACCGCCGAGGCGGTCGGGAGCGAGGTCGCGCTGGTTGACCGAGACATCCAGACCACCATCCAGCGCTTCTGGGCGCGGATGAGTTTCTTCGAGAAACTTCGGATGGTCTGGGAACTCTGTCTGGTGATGGTCGGCATCGGCGAACCCGACGAGGACGAGGAGTTCGACATCGAGGAGATGACCGACGGCGACGTGGTGACGGCGATGATGGAGGAGTTCCGCCAGTTCTCCCCCGGCGGCGCGGAGGCGCTCATCGACGAGCGCGACGCCTTCATCGCTCACCGACTCGTCGCCCTGCGGCGGGCGGGCCACGATGTCGTCGCAATCGTCGGCGCGGGCCACCGCGCGGGCATCGAGGAGTATCTCGACCACCCCGAGCGCCTGCCGCCGATGGAGGAGTTGGTCGGAACGGAATCAGGACGGCGGTTCTCGCTGTTCAAGATTTTCGGCTACGTGATGGCGCTGGGCTTTCTCACGTTCTTCTTCCTGCTGTTCATGGCCGGTGTGCGGAACGTTCTCCTCCTGAAGGTGTTCGCGGCGTGGTTCCTGTTCAACGGCATCTTCGCGTTCGGACTGGCGAAACTGGCGGGCGCGCGCTGGACTTCGGCGGGCGTCGGCGGCGCGGTGGCGTGGCTAACGAGCGTCAACCCCCTGCTCGCGCCGGGGTGGTTCGCGGGCTACGTCGAGTTGAAGTACACCTCGGTCAACGTCGGCGACATCTCCAAACTTAACGAGATTCTGGCCGACGAGGAGAGTCCGCTCCGGGACATCATGCGTCGAATGCTCGACGTGCCGCTGTTCCGCCTCATCGCCATCGTGGCGATGACGAACGTCGGAAGCATGATTGCGAGTTTCGCCTTCCCGTTCGTCGTGTTGCCCCTGCTCGGGTCCCAAGTCGGCGGCGTCGGGCAGGTGACCGACCTGATGATACAGGGCGCGCAGAACAGCGCAGACCTCATCATCCGGACGTTGACATGA
- a CDS encoding zinc metalloprotease — protein sequence MKVGDIRFGTREVFDIAVAWAALGLAFALFFGGGGRTILRRPGVLLGLLPASLVTAGLGFLLHEMAHKITAIRFGQIAEFRADYGMLFLAVVGALAGFLFAAPGAVYHQGRATLRENGLIALAGPLTNVALGMVFFVLELLFGGTLGSIAALGVRINFLLAGFNMIPFGPLDGNTVKEWSVPAFAGFGLPCFALAAWALFGFSVL from the coding sequence ATGAAAGTCGGTGACATTCGGTTCGGCACGCGCGAGGTATTCGATATCGCCGTCGCGTGGGCGGCCCTCGGACTCGCCTTCGCGCTGTTCTTCGGCGGCGGCGGTCGGACGATTCTGCGTCGTCCGGGCGTCCTGCTCGGACTGCTCCCCGCGAGTCTCGTGACCGCGGGGTTAGGGTTTCTGCTCCACGAGATGGCTCACAAAATCACCGCGATTCGGTTCGGGCAGATAGCGGAGTTCCGCGCCGACTACGGCATGCTCTTTCTCGCCGTCGTGGGCGCGCTGGCTGGCTTTCTCTTCGCCGCGCCCGGCGCGGTGTACCATCAGGGCCGCGCGACGCTCCGAGAGAACGGTCTCATCGCGCTCGCCGGACCGCTGACCAACGTTGCGCTCGGGATGGTGTTTTTCGTGCTAGAACTGCTGTTCGGCGGCACACTTGGGAGCATCGCGGCGCTCGGCGTCCGCATCAACTTCCTGCTGGCTGGCTTCAACATGATTCCGTTCGGACCGCTCGACGGCAACACGGTCAAGGAGTGGAGCGTCCCCGCGTTCGCCGGGTTCGGCCTGCCCTGCTTCGCGCTGGCGGCGTGGGCGCTCTTTGGCTTCTCAGTCCTCTGA
- the purM gene encoding phosphoribosylformylglycinamidine cyclo-ligase, protein MTEDEELTYADAGVDIEASEAATAALVGAVGDIDESEYAGLLDIGDRYLALATDGVGTKLLVAEALGDYSTVGIDCIAMNANDLVASGVEPVAFVDYLAVDEPSEEFSEQVGDGLAAGAEEADIALVGGETAVMPEVIKGLDLAGACVGLTPKDAVFPGEAEVGDALVGFPASGIHSNGLTLAREAATRDHEYTDPFPLGDGEESIGEVLLEPTRIYTYLLDHLRDREVHAGAHVTGGGWTNLSRMGEFRYEIADPFDAHPIFQFVQEEGNIGDEEMHRTFNMGTGFVVALPPDEAETLADETDGRIVGEVREGDCVAIRGLEL, encoded by the coding sequence ATGACCGAAGACGAGGAACTCACCTACGCGGACGCCGGGGTGGACATCGAGGCGAGCGAGGCCGCGACGGCGGCGCTGGTCGGCGCTGTCGGCGACATCGACGAGAGCGAATACGCGGGCCTGCTGGACATCGGCGACCGCTACCTCGCGCTTGCGACCGACGGCGTAGGCACGAAACTGCTCGTGGCTGAGGCGTTGGGCGACTACTCGACGGTCGGCATCGACTGCATCGCCATGAATGCCAACGACCTCGTGGCGTCAGGCGTCGAACCGGTCGCGTTCGTGGATTACCTCGCCGTAGACGAACCCAGCGAGGAGTTCTCCGAGCAGGTCGGCGACGGACTCGCCGCGGGTGCCGAGGAGGCCGACATCGCGCTGGTCGGCGGCGAGACGGCGGTGATGCCCGAGGTAATCAAGGGGCTAGACCTCGCGGGCGCGTGCGTCGGTCTCACACCGAAAGACGCCGTTTTTCCCGGCGAGGCCGAGGTCGGCGACGCGCTGGTCGGGTTCCCCGCCAGCGGCATCCACTCGAACGGCCTGACCCTCGCACGGGAGGCCGCGACGCGCGACCACGAGTACACCGACCCCTTCCCGCTCGGCGACGGCGAGGAGTCCATCGGCGAGGTCCTGCTCGAACCGACCCGCATCTACACGTACCTGCTCGACCACCTGCGGGACCGCGAGGTTCACGCCGGGGCCCACGTCACCGGCGGCGGGTGGACCAACCTCTCGCGGATGGGTGAGTTCCGCTACGAAATTGCCGACCCGTTCGACGCCCATCCGATTTTCCAGTTCGTGCAGGAGGAGGGCAACATCGGCGACGAGGAGATGCACCGGACGTTCAACATGGGCACCGGGTTCGTCGTTGCGCTTCCCCCAGACGAGGCAGAGACGCTGGCCGACGAGACGGACGGCCGAATCGTCGGCGAGGTCCGCGAGGGCGACTGCGTGGCGATTCGCGGTCTCGAACTGTAG
- a CDS encoding dodecin family protein → MTAVKVIKVLGTSEEGWEQAAHEAVEQASETIEDIHGVEVED, encoded by the coding sequence ATGACGGCAGTCAAAGTGATCAAGGTCCTCGGCACCTCCGAGGAAGGGTGGGAGCAGGCCGCCCACGAAGCGGTCGAACAGGCGAGCGAGACTATTGAGGACATCCACGGCGTCGAAGTGGAGGACTAG
- a CDS encoding twin-arginine translocation signal domain-containing protein has product MSEKDDEMGGINRRNLIKSSAAAGALGTSGGALSSVFGTVRAEEATASDIEQIKQAPGVQQILDELGVESLPDPEKVEKRRLEGDGEVTDGELVMMKVELKYGTLLAAKRNGQIGTVFTFDRDLSSAPTNYSIVTETGGSIASTRSDVEFARGVTDAEEERVLSTLDVDGKIERTRIQATTAIDGFRVKLAVTDPETDELETPEYLVNVGRGFDPKSEEFTGPSASLRSVSASGHTSQRVTTEGIGTKIIADILKDWLLANVISGTLDELGIECDDTCTNCGLWIYDVVTACGTCVGFCSSSVSGVGAILCVACFYAFCSKPISGEANCAACMACLLTGDEPDVPPNPPNAFLNWVWDELPSPPSLPSI; this is encoded by the coding sequence ATGTCTGAGAAAGATGATGAGATGGGTGGAATAAATCGGAGAAACCTCATCAAGAGCTCTGCCGCCGCAGGTGCGCTCGGTACGAGCGGCGGAGCGCTGAGTTCGGTGTTCGGTACTGTCCGGGCGGAAGAGGCCACGGCCAGCGACATCGAGCAGATCAAGCAGGCACCGGGCGTCCAACAGATTCTTGACGAACTCGGCGTCGAATCGCTTCCGGACCCCGAGAAAGTCGAGAAGCGACGCCTCGAAGGCGACGGCGAGGTCACGGACGGCGAACTCGTCATGATGAAAGTCGAGTTGAAGTACGGGACGCTCCTCGCCGCAAAGCGGAACGGTCAGATCGGGACCGTCTTTACGTTCGATAGGGACCTCTCGTCGGCACCGACCAACTACTCGATAGTGACTGAGACGGGCGGGTCGATAGCGAGTACCCGCTCCGACGTTGAGTTCGCGCGGGGCGTTACCGACGCCGAGGAGGAACGCGTCCTGTCAACGCTCGACGTTGACGGTAAGATCGAGCGAACGAGGATACAGGCGACCACGGCCATCGACGGGTTCCGCGTGAAGTTGGCAGTGACCGACCCGGAAACCGACGAACTGGAAACGCCGGAGTACCTCGTCAACGTCGGCCGAGGGTTCGACCCGAAATCCGAGGAGTTCACTGGGCCATCGGCTAGTCTGCGCTCCGTCTCCGCGTCCGGCCACACCTCCCAGCGCGTCACGACGGAGGGCATCGGAACCAAAATAATCGCGGACATCCTCAAGGATTGGCTCCTCGCCAACGTCATCAGTGGGACGCTCGACGAACTCGGCATCGAGTGTGACGACACCTGTACTAACTGTGGGCTGTGGATTTACGACGTAGTGACTGCCTGCGGGACGTGTGTCGGCTTCTGTTCGAGCAGCGTGAGTGGCGTCGGTGCGATCCTGTGCGTCGCTTGTTTCTACGCGTTCTGTAGCAAGCCCATCAGCGGTGAGGCGAACTGCGCGGCCTGTATGGCGTGTCTCCTCACGGGCGACGAACCCGACGTTCCCCCGAACCCGCCGAACGCCTTCCTCAACTGGGTCTGGGACGAACTGCCGTCGCCGCCGTCGCTCCCGTCCATCTGA
- a CDS encoding GNAT family N-acetyltransferase, whose product MKFSEALEFGHEDRKRIYEYVESRGEVDFEAARDALGVDPGGFRHHVAILKRDGYLEEREGRLRASFEEGVAEEYDVDGVAFTIRPARQEDLSGIVGAIRRVAEQGSYIVAESVADEIDHDEALLRHNEIESRMFFVATVGGEGRSASDGSTGVRPGEDVVGWVHLYAPELDKLAHTAELTVGVLDEYQGFGIGSHLLERGVAWAASNGYEKLYQSAPSTNEYAIEFLEGHGWETEAVREDHYKIDGEYVDEVMMAVKL is encoded by the coding sequence ATGAAGTTCTCAGAAGCGCTCGAATTCGGACACGAGGACCGCAAGCGAATCTACGAGTACGTCGAGAGTCGCGGCGAAGTGGACTTCGAGGCGGCCCGCGACGCGCTGGGCGTTGACCCCGGCGGATTCCGCCACCACGTCGCCATCCTCAAGCGCGACGGCTATCTGGAAGAGCGCGAGGGGAGACTCCGGGCCTCCTTCGAGGAGGGCGTGGCCGAGGAGTACGACGTGGACGGCGTGGCGTTCACCATCCGGCCCGCCCGACAGGAGGACCTCTCGGGCATCGTCGGCGCGATTCGCCGAGTCGCCGAGCAGGGAAGCTACATCGTCGCCGAGAGCGTCGCCGACGAGATAGACCACGACGAGGCCCTGTTGCGACACAACGAAATCGAGTCGCGGATGTTCTTCGTCGCCACGGTCGGCGGCGAGGGGCGGAGCGCCTCGGACGGTTCGACTGGCGTCAGGCCGGGCGAGGACGTGGTCGGGTGGGTCCATCTCTACGCGCCGGAACTCGACAAACTGGCCCACACCGCGGAGTTGACCGTCGGCGTGCTGGACGAGTATCAGGGCTTCGGCATCGGGAGCCACCTGCTCGAACGCGGCGTGGCGTGGGCGGCCTCGAACGGCTACGAAAAACTCTACCAGAGCGCGCCCTCGACCAACGAGTACGCCATCGAGTTCCTCGAAGGACACGGCTGGGAGACCGAGGCGGTCCGCGAAGATCACTACAAAATCGACGGCGAGTACGTGGACGAAGTGATGATGGCCGTGAAGTTGTAG
- a CDS encoding FAD-dependent monooxygenase, with the protein MTDEHEHYEAVVVGAGPGGAAAAAVLARNGVETLVLERGVEAGSKNVTGGLVYAEESAPYTVDALFPDFREEATERPVTDYYLHNVAGEQVETFDITDLHEHDTEWSDAVLRREMDSWMADRVHELASETGGGLLTDVRVNGLLRDGGEIVGVTCDELDPIWADLVIAADGVNSELARDAGLMDWDDPDEWFQGVKAVVDVPSEIIAERFGVGDDEGEAHLFSGDLFEGVRGGGFVYTNEDSLSIGSVFHLDSIVEQEAEPHQLLDNLLTHPLLADWLEGHYDEVEYSAKLVPDSKKAANPSPHEGRLLAVGDAAGQMQAQGPIIKGMNHAVSAGALAGEAFAEAKLRGKPEQAGDLYERKLREEGVMGKLRPKGYRVASALGEREPVANATDSLLTSPVGRLGVRLLGDRLEDLYSSPYLSQIVPDTQTPYVTLPTVIAEELGERVAGEADFEPKDLATRIGDLTYDTDVGNPHIELLDDSVAASGAAVTACPVSAKDFGGGCYREETVKTNGSEQKRVSLDTQPCVECGTCAVVADTDWEHPRGGKGVEFEQG; encoded by the coding sequence ATGACCGACGAACACGAACACTACGAGGCGGTCGTGGTCGGGGCGGGACCCGGCGGGGCCGCGGCGGCCGCGGTACTGGCGCGAAACGGCGTGGAGACCCTTGTCCTCGAACGCGGGGTCGAAGCCGGGTCGAAGAACGTGACGGGCGGTCTCGTCTACGCCGAGGAGTCCGCGCCCTACACGGTGGACGCGCTCTTTCCGGACTTCCGCGAGGAGGCCACGGAACGACCCGTCACCGACTACTACCTCCACAACGTCGCGGGCGAGCAGGTCGAGACCTTCGACATCACCGACCTGCACGAACACGACACCGAGTGGTCCGACGCCGTGCTTCGCCGGGAGATGGACTCGTGGATGGCCGACCGAGTTCACGAGTTGGCCAGCGAGACCGGCGGCGGCCTGCTGACCGACGTTCGGGTGAACGGACTCCTGCGTGACGGCGGAGAAATCGTCGGCGTGACCTGCGACGAACTCGACCCGATTTGGGCCGACCTCGTAATCGCGGCGGACGGAGTAAACTCCGAGTTGGCCCGCGACGCGGGCCTGATGGACTGGGACGACCCCGACGAGTGGTTCCAAGGCGTCAAGGCCGTCGTGGACGTGCCCTCCGAAATCATCGCCGAGCGGTTCGGGGTCGGCGACGACGAAGGTGAGGCCCACCTCTTCTCGGGCGACCTGTTCGAGGGCGTTCGTGGCGGCGGGTTCGTCTACACCAACGAGGACTCGCTGTCGATTGGCTCGGTGTTCCACCTCGACAGCATCGTGGAACAGGAGGCCGAACCCCACCAACTGCTCGACAACCTGTTGACTCATCCCCTGCTGGCGGACTGGTTGGAGGGCCACTACGACGAAGTGGAGTACAGCGCCAAACTGGTGCCAGACTCGAAGAAGGCCGCGAACCCCTCGCCTCACGAGGGGCGACTGCTCGCGGTGGGCGACGCCGCGGGCCAGATGCAGGCCCAAGGTCCCATCATCAAGGGGATGAACCACGCCGTCTCGGCCGGGGCGCTCGCTGGCGAGGCGTTCGCCGAGGCGAAATTGCGCGGCAAGCCCGAGCAGGCGGGCGACCTTTACGAGCGAAAACTCCGCGAGGAGGGCGTCATGGGTAAACTCCGGCCGAAAGGGTATCGGGTCGCCAGCGCGCTCGGCGAACGCGAACCGGTGGCGAACGCGACCGACTCGCTTCTCACCTCGCCAGTCGGCCGACTCGGCGTGCGCCTGCTGGGCGACCGCCTCGAAGACCTCTACTCGTCACCGTATCTTTCCCAAATCGTGCCCGACACGCAGACGCCCTACGTCACCCTGCCGACCGTCATCGCCGAGGAGTTGGGCGAGCGCGTCGCGGGCGAGGCCGACTTCGAACCGAAGGACCTCGCCACCAGAATCGGCGACCTGACCTACGACACCGACGTTGGCAACCCGCACATCGAACTGCTGGACGACTCCGTGGCGGCCAGCGGCGCGGCCGTCACCGCCTGCCCGGTCAGCGCGAAGGACTTCGGCGGCGGATGCTACCGCGAGGAGACGGTCAAGACTAACGGGAGCGAACAGAAGCGCGTCAGCCTCGACACCCAACCCTGCGTCGAGTGTGGTACCTGTGCGGTCGTCGCCGACACCGACTGGGAACACCCGCGGGGCGGCAAGGGTGTCGAGTTCGAGCAAGGGTAA
- a CDS encoding electron transfer flavoprotein subunit alpha/FixB family protein, which translates to MDLNPSEYTVAELKQKLAAADDPAKLDAVLAAEQAGKDRKTASEAIRRRIDELSDETAPAADDEEISYEVQTRTRDKKHVRALKGGEYRDMWVYCETQGGELLDVSTEMLGKARELMDEYNDEYESERVVGVLVGDADATTGLTDEVVARGADVAIYHEDDRLERFRHKPYTEIVADMARGGADPPNWETGNPGSDPTAEWRDYDKPRYFLFPATNNGRDLSAQVQAELDSGLASDCSGLFIEEELISNPVKTGEPGEKVEFERVLHMKRPDFSGFEYSTILCLDNPSREFHPQGCSVIPGSFEPIDPDYEREGEVVEHDLDLSDDWFRVDVTDFDRLDEGVDLTGHEVVVALGRGIGDDPTRGIELGLDLVDAFEDAALGLSRGVVTASYDVDGHVADYVAEERQIGETGQEVAPTLYVAAGISGAVQHKVGMDESDTIVAVNTDSDARIRDFSDYFVEGDLFEVLPRLTDSIEAGELTGKAEASDD; encoded by the coding sequence GTGGACCTGAACCCGAGCGAATACACGGTCGCGGAACTGAAACAGAAACTCGCGGCGGCCGACGACCCCGCAAAACTCGACGCGGTACTCGCGGCCGAGCAGGCGGGCAAGGACCGCAAGACCGCCAGCGAGGCGATTCGGCGGCGCATCGACGAGTTGAGCGACGAGACCGCGCCCGCGGCCGACGACGAGGAAATCAGTTACGAGGTCCAGACCCGAACCCGCGACAAGAAGCACGTCCGCGCGCTCAAGGGCGGGGAGTACCGCGACATGTGGGTCTACTGCGAGACTCAAGGCGGCGAACTGCTCGACGTGTCCACGGAGATGCTCGGGAAGGCCCGCGAACTGATGGACGAGTACAACGACGAGTACGAATCGGAGCGCGTCGTCGGCGTCCTCGTCGGCGACGCGGACGCGACGACGGGACTTACCGACGAGGTAGTGGCGCGCGGCGCGGACGTGGCAATCTACCACGAGGACGACCGACTCGAACGCTTCCGCCACAAGCCCTACACCGAAATCGTCGCGGACATGGCGCGGGGCGGGGCCGACCCGCCCAACTGGGAGACGGGCAACCCCGGAAGCGACCCCACTGCCGAGTGGCGCGACTACGACAAGCCCCGCTACTTCCTCTTCCCGGCGACGAACAACGGCCGGGACCTCTCGGCGCAGGTGCAGGCCGAACTCGACTCCGGCCTCGCGTCGGACTGCTCGGGACTGTTCATCGAGGAGGAGCTTATTTCGAATCCCGTCAAGACCGGCGAACCCGGCGAGAAAGTAGAGTTCGAGCGCGTTCTGCACATGAAGCGCCCGGATTTCTCGGGGTTCGAGTATTCCACGATTCTCTGTCTCGACAACCCCAGCCGGGAGTTCCATCCGCAGGGCTGTTCGGTGATACCGGGGAGCTTCGAACCCATCGACCCCGACTACGAGCGCGAGGGTGAGGTGGTCGAACACGACCTTGACCTCTCGGACGACTGGTTCCGGGTGGACGTGACCGACTTCGACCGACTGGACGAGGGCGTGGACCTCACGGGTCACGAAGTCGTCGTCGCGCTCGGTCGGGGCATCGGCGACGACCCGACGCGGGGCATCGAGTTGGGTCTCGACCTCGTGGACGCCTTCGAGGACGCCGCGCTCGGACTCTCGCGGGGCGTCGTTACGGCCTCCTACGACGTGGACGGCCACGTCGCCGACTACGTCGCCGAGGAGCGCCAAATCGGCGAGACCGGCCAAGAGGTCGCACCCACGCTCTACGTCGCGGCCGGAATCTCCGGCGCGGTCCAGCACAAGGTCGGGATGGACGAGTCCGACACCATCGTCGCGGTCAACACCGATTCAGACGCCCGGATTCGGGACTTCAGCGACTACTTCGTGGAGGGCGACCTCTTCGAGGTGCTTCCCCGCCTCACCGACTCCATCGAGGCGGGCGAACTGACGGGGAAAGCGGAGGCCAGCGATGACTGA
- a CDS encoding electron transfer flavoprotein subunit beta/FixA family protein yields MHSVVLTKGVPDFREGQVSFDEDGHLERGATPTVMNPNDEFALEAALQTKVKQGGQVSVMSMGPPGYESVLEEAMSVYADDLYLLSDREMAAADTWSTAITLSGGVEKIAERDGQSGEPDLVFAGFKTADGETGQTGPQTSWCLDRPIVTHVISLTVDDEEETLRAKRLVEGDANEIETVEAPLPAFVVTDPDFEPSYRRAEHRLRHKRLKAETEERVEEYDEHLTTWSAEDLDLDPDFIGLDGSPTIVSGVDPIPKAPSEREATTVAPDDEEEMEQLIDEMRPLAGGE; encoded by the coding sequence ATGCACTCGGTAGTGCTCACGAAGGGCGTCCCCGACTTCCGAGAGGGGCAGGTGTCGTTCGACGAGGACGGCCACCTCGAACGCGGGGCGACCCCCACGGTGATGAACCCTAACGACGAGTTCGCGCTGGAGGCCGCCCTTCAGACCAAAGTCAAGCAGGGCGGGCAAGTCAGCGTGATGAGCATGGGACCGCCGGGCTACGAGAGCGTACTGGAGGAGGCCATGAGCGTCTACGCCGACGACCTCTATCTCCTCTCGGACCGCGAGATGGCCGCGGCCGATACGTGGTCCACCGCGATTACGCTCTCGGGCGGCGTCGAGAAGATAGCCGAGCGTGATGGGCAGTCGGGCGAACCGGACCTCGTGTTCGCGGGGTTCAAGACCGCAGACGGCGAGACAGGCCAGACCGGCCCGCAGACCAGTTGGTGTCTCGACCGGCCGATAGTGACCCACGTCATCTCGCTGACCGTGGACGACGAGGAGGAGACGCTCCGCGCCAAGCGACTCGTGGAGGGCGACGCCAACGAGATAGAGACCGTCGAGGCACCCCTGCCCGCGTTCGTCGTGACCGACCCGGATTTCGAACCCTCCTACCGGCGGGCCGAACACCGACTCCGGCACAAGCGACTCAAAGCCGAGACCGAGGAGCGCGTCGAGGAGTACGACGAGCATCTCACGACGTGGAGCGCCGAGGACCTCGATTTGGACCCCGACTTCATCGGTCTCGACGGGTCGCCGACCATCGTCTCGGGCGTGGACCCGATTCCGAAGGCACCCTCCGAGCGCGAGGCGACGACGGTGGCTCCCGACGACGAGGAAGAGATGGAGCAACTGATAGACGAGATGCGACCCCTCGCGGGGGGTGAGTGA